The region gaaaacacaaaCTCCACAAACCTAGAGTTCAGCGGAGAATATGGTTCCACTTTGTCCCTGGACTAGTCGCTGTCACCATTTTTGCAGCCCACAGTGCTAACTTTGTAATTCCAGATGTCAAGACTTCAAGGCTTATTCCCCAGTACAAAAATAACCATTCACAAACCTAATCGCCTTTGCAAGTCtgaactcaaaaaaaacccaccccaaaaccacaacGGCGCGggtttgtttcttgctttttgcACGTTTCCGGAGCGCAACATCCCTCCGACGCAGGACCCAGCTGCTGTCAGCACCTCACGCCGCTTACTTTCCTTTTATCCCAGCTTGGTTACCTCAACAGAGCATGGGATAACAATTTCATTTGGGGAATTTCTAGGTTCTTTTAAGGataaaaagcagagatttttggTTTGCCCACTCCACCTCCGTGCTCGGGCAGATCCCTCTTTCATAGGACTCACTGTTAACTGCGATCCACTCGTTCAGGTCCTCTCCCTCCGGCAACATAACCGCTTGTCTAAGGTTACCGCTCCCCAGAGTCGCTTCCGCATGTTTCAAGAGTTCATACTGATGGGAGCCTTCGGGAATGTTCTTCTTGGGTTTGAATGTTTTCGAAGATCGACTCCCACTGATGAGAGAAAACATTTCCAATTAGTCTTTTAACAGCGTTCCCTTCCCAGAAGCATTTCCCGGGGTGACACCAGCCCTTCCCCATTTCCCCCACCGTTGAGGTGAACCGATACTACGTGCAAGCCGAAATGTTTCTGACCACGTCACAAAAAATCCACCCGCACGCTTCCCTCTTTCGCCTGCCCTTTTTAAAAGTCACAAAACATTCTGTGCAAAGGCCCAAAGACTCATCAAGCAACAGTTGCTTtcagtcacagaaagaaaagccTACGGAACTCTGCCGGGGAACGAAACAACCCACTGACTGCCACTAGGTCAGTTTGACAGCGGCAAATATTAGACACTCAGCACTCAGATGCACCAGAGGAAACAGCTTGCTAAAAATAGCGACTTAATAGACTCCAGCCGTGAGATGCAAATCATCATCGTAATCTTCCCTTGCTGTGTCGTACAGACAGCTGTGCTCAGCAGCCGAGCCATCGCACAGCTCCTCACCAAACACCCCCCCGTCCCTCCAACGGGGCCGGCAGAACCGCAGCCTCTCCCCAAACAGCCGACGCTGCCAAAAACTGGATGAATTTTGGTACCTCTCAACCACAAAACATTAACTTTCAGACCCTGCCAGCTCTCCGCTTCCAAGCAAGGGGGATGCGAATGACCGGACAGCCAGGGCCAAAGCATGGCTTGGGGGAAACGGGCTTCTCCAGCGCGTGCCGCTTGGCATCACCGGCATCCCGCCCCTGTTGCTCACAACCGGATGGGTTTGGCTGGCACGGGCCTCACAGCAGCTTCCTGGTGCAACCTTACAGCTTTGCACACTCTACCTGCAATGCTCAGTGCAGAAATAAAACCCCTCCAGATCCAGCTCGCTCTTAAACCAAGCCACCGCCTCCTGCTACAGCCAAAACACAGGTCCAGCACGTCACTTTTGAGGGTCTCAAAAGGCAGACCCAGTGCATCATCAGCCCTAGGAAGAGGCTCCCCAGCCCCTTCGTATGCTACAAAATGCCTCCAGTCCTCACCCACAGCACCTACCAGGCCTGAAGAGCCAGAAGCCCTCTCACACTTTACAAGCTTTCACATCTACAATGCAGGTATGCAACAGCCCATCCCCTGCAGCttgttaaaaatgcattttctacaCCACATGCCTGTAGATCTACCAAATTAACAGCATTCTGCCTGCAGTCAGGCCTGCCCCACCTCACAGGAGGGCAGCCCCTCGCACAAACACCAGCCAGCACCTAGAGCCCAACACCCTTTGCACAGATGTAGGGTAAAGCCCATCCGAAGCCCACGCAGGTGACAAGGGCCTCCACTTCTCTGCCTCACCCCACACCCCCAAAGCCCCCTCCCAACTCCCAGGGCCTCCCACTGAAGCAGAGCACCCCTGcagacacccccaccccctcagGGCCACCCCCAATTCCCCTGGAAGACCAATCCCTCAAATTCTCACCACTTGGGAGGGATTAACCCTCACAAGACAACACCTCCCCAGAGCTTTCCCTCTAAGACTGCCCCCCAAAAGTCTTCACATCCCCTCCATACACCCCCCAAAGCCCTCCATAGCACCCGCCCAACATGGGCACTCCCCGGGACGCCAGCCCTCCAGGGTCACCCCcgtcctgctgccagcccccctcCACATCCCGGCCGGGGACGCCAGCCCAGCAAGGCACTCTCTCTCACCCCACCAAGGTTTCTCTCCACGGCTTCCTCCCAAAAAACCCACTACCCCTCCAGCGCTTCCTCCACAGTCCTATGCTCCTCCCCATGTCCCTCCAGGGCCCCGTCCCAAAATCTTCCTCAATCCCTCCTCATACATCCCCAGGGACTCTTTTCAAAGCTTTCTCCCCTCCATACACGCCCAggtcccccctccccaagcctctCATGAGCCCCCAGGGCCTCTGCCCAAAGCCACTCAGGGCTTCCCCCTAAAACTTCCCTTAAAAGCTCTCCCGTGCCTCCCAAGGCCTCCCTCAGCTCCTGGGCACCGCTGGGGCCTCCGACCCCCCAAAATCCTTCCTCGAGGCCCAGGAGTCCACTCAGGACCCCACCCCACTCCCTCCCAAGCACTCTCCACACCTTCCTCAAGCTCCCAAACACCGACAGCACCTCCCCGCAAGGCCTCCCTCAGCATCCCCCACCCCAGGGCCTCCccaaaagccttcctccccctcaAGCCCCTCACAGACCCAGCCCTCAAGGCCTCCCCAAACGCTTCCCCCCTCAAATACCTCTCACAGACCAAGCCtaagcgccccccccccccccccccatcccctcacaACCTGCCGAAGACCAAAGCCCCTCACAGACCCCTTCCCCAGAGgcctttctccccccacccccctcaaaaTCCCTCACAGCCACCCTGCTCCCTCGGGGCCTCCCCCGAGGCACCCCCCGAGGCGTGGGCACTCACAAAAGGAAGCTCATGGCGAGCGGAGCCGGGACGAGGCGCCAGGCCGGGCTGAGGCGAAGGCGGCGGCGCCGGCAGCGGCTGCTCGCGCGCGGCCCCAGCTCCtgcgggcagcgcccgccccgccccgccccgccgccaacTCTCGCGAGAGCTCAGCGAGTGGGCGGGGCCTCGCCCGGCGCCGTCACCATGGCAACAGTCCCGGGGCCTGTTCACGTGGGTCTGTGCCGGCCTCGGCCATGGCCTGGGGACCCCCAAAGCCCCCGCCATGGGCCTGGGGAGCCCTTGTGggcctggggacccccagaaccccctccccATGGGCCtggggacccccaaaccccccctccATGGGCCTGGGGACACCCCATAGGCTTGGGGACCCCCAAAGCCCCCCACCATGGGCCTGGGGACACCCATGGACTTGaggacccccagagccccctccCCATGGGCCTGGGGAGCCCTTCTGagcctggggacccccagaacTTCCCCCCCACCATGGACCTAGGGAGCACTTGTGGGCCTGGGGACCCCCAGATGCCCTCCTCATGGGCCTGGGAAGCCCTTGTGGCCCTGGGGACCCTCCAAGTCCCCTCTCCATGGGCCTGGGCACCCCCTGTGAATCTGGGGACCCCCAGAGCACCCCCCTCCATGcgcctggggacccccagaaccccctccccATGGGCTTGGGGATCCCTTGTGggcctggggacccccagaaccccctcctcATGGGCCTGGGGGGCCCTTGTGggcctggggacccccagagcccccccccatGGGCCTGGGGGGCCCTTGTGGGCCTGGGAACCCCCAAAGACTCTCCCCATGGGTCTGAGCATCCCCAGAGACCCCTCCTCATGGGCCTGGGCACCCTGTCACCATGGACCCCCCTTCCCCTGGTTGCCCCCCAGCTCACAAGTGCTTCCCTACCCCCTTAACCTCTCCCCTACCCATAACCAATTTATTCCAGTGCCTCCTTTTCAGCATCACACCCAGCTGGACCCGTATGCCCCATCCAGCCCCCCAGACCAACTTCACAGGCTGAAATTCCCCCAAAACATTCTCAAGTTTGTTGAACCCTTTTCCCAGGGCTGATTTCTGCAGGTTTTCACCCTTTTTTGCAGCTATGTGACCCCTCTAGCCCTTGTCTTAGCAAGGAGCTGCTGTTATTAAcctaaaaaattacttttaaaaccagGGAGCGACTGTAGCCGCTccaaacaaaaactaaaataaacactGTGAGGTTATTTTAGCTCGTGGCCaggccacctcctgcagctctcaCAAGTGGCACGTGTGGAGCCAGCTCCGCTGGGGCATGTCCCGGGGACAGCGGCTGGTGATCCTCGGTGTTTATTTGACGCTCAGGAAGGCATAAAAACCTCCCCAGACTTTACTGAGCACCGCAGTGACCTTGGGATAAACCTCCAAGGCCGCCTTTCATAGCTCAAAGGGTACGTTGGGTAAAGCTAAGGAAAATAAACACATGGGAGACGGCTAAACTTGCTCAGCACGGGTTTACAAGGATTTACAGACTCTCCTTCTACCTCTTCTCTGCGCAggttcctttttctgtctccctgGTACCAGGGAGCATCATTCACCCCTGTCCTGACCCAATCCTGTGCTACAGGCTggatgggttaaaaaaaaaattaatgatagTTAGCTTTGCACAAAAGCATTTAATTGTTCCACCTGCGGAAAGCGTGGCCAGAAATGGTAGAGAAATACAAATGGTGAATAACGGCCCCCCTCTCACTGTCGGTGGGAGCTGATGGATGGTCACCCCACGTCTGCCTGGTTGCGGGATCCGGCCTCCCGGCCTGCTGAGCCTGGAGCTGGGAGCACCTGGAGCCGGGAGCGCCCGGAGCTGGGAGCGGCTGGTTTGCCCCCAGGTTTTGCGATGCTCCAGGAGGGGTGGGGTGATACCAGTGACACCCCGCAGTGAAAATCTCTCCTGTGTTTTAGCAGCTAAACTGCCTATCCCAGCGCACGTACGCTTAGTCCCTAAACCAGACCTAACCTGAATCCTAATCTCAATCTCAGCCCAGTTTTAGATGTACCCACAGAACCATAGAATTGTTTacgttggaaaagcccttgaagctcctccagtccaaccatgaacctcaccctgaccgttcccaactccaccagatccctcagcgctggctcaacccgactcttcaacccctccagggatggggactccccccctgccctgggcagcccattccaacgcccaacagccccttctgcaaagaaatccttcctaagagccagtctgaccctgccctggcgcagcttgaggccattccctcttgtcctggcgctggttccttggctcaagagactcatcccccctctctgcaccctccttgaGAATGTTTTGGGGGAATTTCAgctgcagagggccatgaggtctccccgcaaCCtcctccacactaaacccccccagttccctcagccgctccccatcagacctgtgctccagaccctgcaccagctccgttgcccttctctggacacgctcgagtcattcaatggcctttttggagtgaggggcccaaaactgaacccactcatcgaggggcggcctcaccagtgccgagcacaggggtcagatcccttccctgtccctgctggccacgctagtgctgatacaagatGTACCCAAACCCAGATGCAAGCCTAGATGCATCTCAGCCCAACCCCACGTGCAAGCCAAGCCCTGATCCCAACCCCAGCCCTAACCCCAGCCCCATATTTAGTCCTAACTCCAATCCCAGCTCtaaccccagccccagccccagccctatTCTCCCTCTCGGCCTTAATCccaccctaaccccaacccaaaTCGCAGCCCTAAACCTGCCCCCAGCCCTAACCGCGACCCcaggcccagccctggcccctgACCTAACCCCAGGCCCAGCCCCAGGCCCAGCCCTGACCCCGCCCCGAGGCTTATGCAACCCGCAGCCCCTCTTGCAGCCCCTCTCGCCCCCCCGAGCCCAGCCAATGAGCGCCGCCGTGCCCAATTAGGGAGGGGAAGCCCCGCCCACCTCCACCAATCACATCCCTTTTCTCCTCCCGCCCCGCCCACCCCCTCCCGAGCGcctctctccctctactccaatCGCAGCCCGGGAGCGCCTGCTCCGTCCCGTTCCCTCCCTCTCCGCCGCCATTCAAAACTCCTCTCCTCGCCGATTGGCTGCCGCTGGCTGCGGGGAGGGGCTGCGCCGGACCCTCCGCGCTCTATAAGGCGGCGCGCGGAGGGACGCACTGTCACCTCCTGCCGCGTGTGtcctgccgccgctgctgcctcGCCGCTGCCATGGCAACCGCGCTCTGCCCGCTCCGCGCCCTCAGCCGCGCCGCGCTacggccccgcggccgccgcctccaCCTCAGCGCGCCCAGGtacggcccggcctggcccgaCCCTACCGGCAGGTTTATGTGTGTGTAGGTGTGGGGGGAGTGGGGTCCGCCCATCTCCACCCCATGGCGGGGTGGGCtgagggagggtgggggggtgtccGGCCCGGTCACCCCCTCACCCCCCGGGCCGGGGTAGAGGCCCGGCTCACTGCTGCCGGTACCGGGAATGAATGAGGCGGGCCCCCAGCGGCCGCCCCGGGCGGTGCAGGCTGATGAAATCCCGCTCCCGCCTTGCATGGTGTGTGCCGggctcccccccgctccccgggtAGGGGGGCACCGGCTTTACCGGGCCCTCTCCGCACCCCCAGAGGCACCTCTCGGGGACCACGCCTAGGCTGAGCCCGGGTTTGAGCGGTGTGAGAGGGACCAGAGACCCCCGAGCATCCCCCCCCGCGGCTTAGGCCGTGCACCAACTGCCTTTCTCCTTCTATTTCTGTACCAACCCCGTGGATTTTGCTCTAATGCACCGAAACAGCCTTgagggagctgctgcctctcGGGTGCTTTGGTTTCACTGCTGTTCCCTGCTCTAAACAGGGCTCTCAGCTCTTATTTTGTCTTCCCTGCAGCTCATGgtggggctgctggtggctgtCCCCATCCCCCGGGAGCCCAGGCTGGGCACCCTGGCCTCAGGTTTACGTAAGGGGAAGGTTTGGGTAGGTACGAGGCGTCTCTGATTTAGTGAATTCTTTAGCTTCCCAGGTACTTGTAATAATGCCTAATTAGGTGTACAGTAGTTTAGCACAGGTCTAGCTCTGAAGCTAAAACAAGAATTAGAGAGCCTGTGGGCTGAGCTGGTCAGGGATGGGTTTTTACTTGTTATTGTTAAATAGGTTTGACTGGGATGATTGCTGTTAGGGATGAAGTAACATTTAATTCCCAGTAAATGGGGAAAACTACATATTTGAGTAGGGCAGGGATTGAGAAAGCACAAAGGATCCTCTGCCTCTCTAATAAGTAGTTAGACAAAAGGATTTCTTACCTGGGATGGTACCTTGTGGCTGTCCTGTGCAGGTGGGGGTCTGGAGCGGCTCTCGTGGTGGTTTTCCCCAGTAGCAGCTGTCCCAGAGCTCCAGGATCACAGGATTGTACCTAGAGAAGGTCAGAAAACAGCAGTGTTGGACTTAACATGGGATCCTGGTAGGAGGAAGTCTGTACGCCAGGCAGCTGATGGATTTTTGAGGAGAAACTGCAGCAATTCAGCTCGTTCCCCTTGGATGGTGTGGTGCAGGGAGGGTTGGAAACGGAGCCCGGTTTCTCCTGTGGGTCAGTTGTCTCCTGGAGTCCTGTGGCAAGTTGAGTAGCTTGTGGGGCTGCGATGGATATTGCTTGGTGATCGCTTCAGAAATGGGCTGGTCCTTGCGATTCGGGAAGGCACCATAAATGACGGTAACGCTGTGGGGAGCGTCTTTGCTCCGGCTCAGAGGTAGGAACAACTGGGCACCTTACTCGGTGCTTGTCATGAGGCCTTGCAGCAAGGCAGGACTTAAAGGCTGTAGTGAAGTCTAGAAGTGAAGCCTGTGAAAGTGAATCCTCTCGCAAAGGGATTAGTGAACGAGAATGATGTTCAAATGGGCGTTATAGCGATAAcctgaagaaaaaacccaagtgtgagcactgtgggcaGCCTGTTGAGTGGGGGCTGGCAGCCGTGGCCTCCCGGCTAGCCTTTCCATGTACTGCAGGGTGTCCAGTTGCCTGGAATGTATTTGGCAGCGACTGGATATTCCCGTTACCAATTTAGACCAGAAATGTATGCGAGGAGCTGTTTTGTTGTGATTCGAATGGGCAAATGTCCCTTCTACTCCAGCTAGGTGCCAGAGTCTGTCAGAGGGGGTGAAACCGCCTACCCCCAGCCCATTAACAGCCCGAAGACACGACTGAGCGGTGGCAGCAATTATTTGAGCAGGGGTGGGCGTGAGATTGCCTTGAGCAAAGTGCGTGCTGTGCTGGATGGGCCGACGGTCTCGCCGAGGAATTTGTGGGGGACGAGGATCTCTGGGAACAGCACTCGATACAGAAGCACGGCACGCTGTGCCTCCCCCGTCCAACGAGCCACGATTACTCGATGGACCTCTGGTGGTGGAAGCTCCGCTTAAGTGGAGTGAGTTCTGCTTTGTGTAAGTCCTTTGTAGTGAAGCTGTCATGCCTTCGCGAGGAACGGGGCACCGGCTTTCTAACAAGGGAACTAATAGTATCTTAGCTTGAAACGTGCTCCCGGTGAACGATCCGCGTGGACTCTCGGCCTTGCAGAGAACGGTGCGTAGGTTTTTCTCAGGCTGCACAAAGAAGTTGGTCCCTCTGGCAGTCTTGCTGATCCCAGCTTTGGGCAGCAAAGCTGTCAATTAAGACTGAAATATGCTGCTTCACATGATTTGGCATAAAGGTGCAATAGGCTTGTACGGAGCTCGAGTAAAAACCTTTTCTGCCCTGACTTGCGGTTGGCATCTGTTTTTCCCGGTCTGTGTTGCACAGAGCTTGGATTTGATGGTCCTAATGATGCTGACTGCTTCAGTAACTCTTTCTCTGTTGCAGAAATGATGCAGTTGTGATTTCTGGAAGGAAGCTGGCCCGGCAGATCAGACAGGAAGCCCGTCATGAGGTTGAGCAGTGGGTAGCGGCTGGAAACAAGAGACCTCACCTCAGCGTTGTTCTTGTCGGTGAAAATCCAGCGAGTCACTCCTACGTACTGAACAAAACCAAAGCGGCGGCTGATGTCGGtatgtcttctgaaaaaaaaaaagtggagaaagtGACAGATTATCTTGCTTTAGGTGGGAGTCCTCTACGCAGGAGGCTGGGGGAAGCTTTCTGGTGTGTGCTGTCTGGCAGCTTTTCCCCTCAGCTGCACGGCAGTCCACATTTGCCTCAGCATTTGCTGTGACTCTTTTGGCTGCCTTCATTGTTGTCCTGGGATGTAGTTAATAAACAGTTCAGGGGTGTATTGTGCCATTTGAATCCTTTGGGGCAACATCAAGCTCTGTAGTTTGGATTTGCAGCCTTCCTAGGGCCATATAAAGCTCAGACAGGGCTCTGATTTGCCGCCTTTCCTCAACTGCCTGAGATGTGTTCAGCAGCCTTGCCACCCTCTGGCTCCTTCCAATCTTGCAAGCTGAGGTCCTGCTTGGTGTTCAGCCAAGGAGGCTTCTGGAGAAAACGTGCTGAAAGGCGTTGGGGCAATAAATGGTTTGGTTTTCCCTTGGGTTCTGTGCTGCCAAAGCCTTTGGAGCTGAGATTTTTAGGCTAACGGCCCCTTCTTACTGTGTCAAGAGGGACCACTGGAAATGCAGGTGCATTTTCATCGTAGCACACAGGTTTCTCCAAGCCCTCCCTGCACTCAGAGTGTCTCTGACTTCAACTAGTCTTTCCCAGGTTATTAGACCGACACTAATGGTCCTTAACCATAACTTGCAAGACTTGTGAGAGTCTCAGCCTGGAAGGTGCTCGCTGTTACACATACATTGGGTGCCTATCAGATTTGGTAGAGCTATGAAACAGGGCAGCTTAAATCTGCACAGATGAAGAAAGCTGCTCTCCCACTTGTGCACAGCTGGCTCTAATGTGGGGCTTTCGATGGTCGTGCAGGAATCAGCAGTGAAACCATCCTCAGGCCGGCTTCGATTTCAGAAGAGGAGCTGCTGGATTTGATCAGCAAACTCAATAACGATGCCAATGTGGACGGCCTGTTGGTACAGCTTCCTCTACCCGGTGAGTAGCTGGATTTCCATCTGTTTCTCTTTTACATAAAGCTTTTAAGGGTTTGTGTGTACCAGGAGGAGCAGCGCAGGGGCTATCCTGTGACATGAGAGGTGATGCAGCTTGAAGTTGATGCAGCTACTCCATCATGCAGCTGCCTGTATGAGTTaagtggctggggggggtggtggtgggggtgtcACAGAATCTATTCTTGTGTAGGGAGTATCAGCTTCCAGGGCCAGAAGCTTGAACTTGGTTGTGACACTGAGGCTGCCTAAAAATACCCTCTCTGCATTAGTGACACTGCAGTCCCAAAGTGATTTCAGTCCCCTTCTGCTGGGAGCTCTTAGCCTTGAGCTCGCTGGAAGTCTTGTCACTTCAAGCTTCCAAACTCTGAAGGGGCTGGTGCAGCAGGTCAGGGCTCTGACTGCAGAGAAGCAGGTTTTCTTGGCTGATCCCTGGGCTTAaagctttttgttctttcctaGAACATATTGATGAGCGCAAGATTTGCAACGCTGTGACTCCAGACAAAGACGTGGACGGCTTTCACGTGATAAACGTGGGGCGCATGTGCCTCGACCAGTACTCCATGCTGCCAGCTACCCCCTGGGGGGTGTGGGAGATCATTAAGAGAACTGGTAAGCTGCTGCAGTATTTAGCTTCTGTCTGGCGTAACTCCAGCTTGTGTGTGTGCGTTTAAGACTCCACCTTGTGCTCTGCAGGCATCCCAACGCTGGGAAAGAACGTGGTGGTGGCTGGCAGGTCGAAGAACGTGGGCATGCCCATCGCCATGCTGCTGCACACGGACGGCAGGCACGAGCGCCCGGGAGGTAGGAGCTCGTTGGCCCCTTTCAGCTCCTAAACCAGTCCTGGGAGCACTCCAGGGACTCTGTGATCCAGGCT is a window of Strix aluco isolate bStrAlu1 chromosome 28, bStrAlu1.hap1, whole genome shotgun sequence DNA encoding:
- the MTHFD2 gene encoding bifunctional methylenetetrahydrofolate dehydrogenase/cyclohydrolase, mitochondrial isoform X2, yielding MATALCPLRALSRAALRPRGRRLHLSAPRNDAVVISGRKLARQIRQEARHEVEQWVAAGNKRPHLSVVLVGENPASHSYVLNKTKAAADVGISSETILRPASISEEELLDLISKLNNDANVDGLLVQLPLPEHIDERKICNAVTPDKDVDGFHVINVGRMCLDQYSMLPATPWGVWEIIKRTGIPTLGKNVVVAGRSKNVGMPIAMLLHTDGRHERPGGDATVTISHRYTPKEQLKQHTIRADIVVAAAGIPNLITADMIKEGAAVIDVGITRVQDPVTAKSRLVGDVDFEGVKKKASYITPVPGGVGPMTVAMLMKNTIIAAKKLLKPKEREALTA
- the MTHFD2 gene encoding bifunctional methylenetetrahydrofolate dehydrogenase/cyclohydrolase, mitochondrial isoform X1, whose product is MGRRSRRGICGGRGSLGTALDTEARHAVPPPSNEPRLLDGPLVVEAPLKWSEFCFVNDAVVISGRKLARQIRQEARHEVEQWVAAGNKRPHLSVVLVGENPASHSYVLNKTKAAADVGISSETILRPASISEEELLDLISKLNNDANVDGLLVQLPLPEHIDERKICNAVTPDKDVDGFHVINVGRMCLDQYSMLPATPWGVWEIIKRTGIPTLGKNVVVAGRSKNVGMPIAMLLHTDGRHERPGGDATVTISHRYTPKEQLKQHTIRADIVVAAAGIPNLITADMIKEGAAVIDVGITRVQDPVTAKSRLVGDVDFEGVKKKASYITPVPGGVGPMTVAMLMKNTIIAAKKLLKPKEREALTA